One segment of Salvelinus alpinus chromosome 1, SLU_Salpinus.1, whole genome shotgun sequence DNA contains the following:
- the polr2j gene encoding DNA-directed RNA polymerase II subunit RPB11-a — MNAPPAFESFLLFEGEKKITIIKDTKVPNACLFTLNKEDHTLGNIIRQQLLKDPQVLFAGYKVPHPLEHKIVIRVQTTPDYSPQEAFTNAITDLISELSLLEERFRVAIKDKQEGIE, encoded by the exons ATGAACGCGCCACCGGCATTCGAgtcatttctgttgtttgaagGGGAAAAGAA aatCACAATCATCAAGGACACAAAAGTCCCTAACGCCTGCCTCTTCACGTTGAACAAAGAGGATCACACGCTTGGTAACATCATCAGACA ACAACTTCTGAAAGACCCCCAAGTGCTATTTGCTGGCTACAAGGTCCCTCATCCTCTGGAGCACAAGATTGTGATCCGTGTTCAGACCACACCAGACTACAGTCCTCAGGAGGCTTTCACCAATGCCATCACTGACCTCATCAGTGAGCTGTCCTTGTTGGAGGAGAGATTCAGG GTTGCAATTAAAGACAAGCAAGAAGGAATTGAATGA
- the LOC139531817 gene encoding E3 ubiquitin-protein ligase CBL-like — protein sequence MAGNPRRGAGLIGLMKDAFQPNHQPLQPPQPAVVDKKMVEKCWKLMDKVVRLCQNPKVALKNSPPYILDLLPDTYQHLRTILSRYEGKMEILGENEYFRVVMENLTNKIKQTMSLFKEAKERMYEENSQPRRNLTKLSLIFSHMLAELKAIFPNGLFQGDNFRITKADAAEFWRRSFGDKTIVPWRTFRQSLHEFHPISSGLEAMALKSTIDLTCNDYISVFEFDIFTRLFQPWSSLLRNWNSLAVTHSGYMAFLTYDEVKARLQRFIHKPGSYIFRLSCTRLGQWAIGYVTADGNILQTIPHNKPLFQALIDGYREGFYLFPDGRTQNPDLTGLCEPSPQDHIKVTQEQYELYCEMGSTFQLCKICAENDKDVKIEPCSHLMCTSCLTAWQESEGQGCPFCRCEIKGTEPIVVDPFRPKNNGSGASFASFQGPYGAEGGGSLSVSPSNDEDDDERLEDPHLNMSRLACTKVERPPSPVTPLPPVPPRLDLVPQRPPSSPGALGQGATPKITALHRDKPLPLPPALRELPPPPPPERPSPLAPTEGRLQRRPLPCTPPEPNWASNYMVPRPVAKALPQTNGPSDSDCIPRAKPLAATNAIYSLAIRTPQRAATGEKSSGSDEENEYMSPTSLPSGGPSWAMAGAVVPPPPQTTNHDSRTVVCDVDCEDPQVYESMCNIKAQASAAEPLPALPQQPPESDYLIPPPAVPLHLAVEEIEAKDVCDYDYPRPQAPPTPARRTLSDVTGTSAAFRCLSMDSLSTMDPSMFAPGQDPERPPKPLPRRVNSDRQPRPLTPEALPAAANPSAGSRGASGGPSPIPGAELPINGEIERLMSQGYSFQDIQKALMIAQNNLETAKNILREFVSIPSTAHILT from the exons ATGGCAGGAAATCCGAGGAGGGGCGCGGGTCTCATCGGCTTGATGAAGGACGCATTTCAGCCCAATCACCAGCCTCTCCAGCCTCCCCAACCTGCGGTGGTAGACAAGAAAATGGTGGAGAAATGCTGGAAACTTATGGATAAG GTGGTACGTCTCTGCCAGAACCCTAAGGTGGCCCTGAAGAACAGCCCCCCCTACATCCTGGACCTGCTGCCAGACACCTACCAGCACCTCCGCACCATCCTGTCCCGCTACGAGGGCAAGATGGAGATTCTCGGGGAGAACGAGTACTTCCGGGTGGTGATGGAGAACCTGACCAATAAGATCAAGCAGACCATGAGCTTGTTCAAGGAGGCAAAGGAGCGCATGTACGAGGAGAACTCTCAGCCCAG GCGAAACCTGACCAAGCTGTCGCTGATATTCAGCCACATGCTGGCTGAGCTAAAAGCCATCTTTCCCAATGGTCTGTTCCAAGGAGACAACTTCCGCATCACCAAAGCTGACGCCGCTGAGTTCTGGAGAAGGTCTTTTGGTGATAA GACCATTGTTCCATGGAGGACGTTCCGCCAGTCTCTTCATGAGTTCCACCCCATCAGCTCAGGCCTGGAAGCCATGGCTCTCAAGTCTACCATCGACCTCACCTGCAACGACTACATCTCCGTCTTCGAGTTTGACATCTTCACCAGGCTCTTCCAG CCGTGGTCATCTCTCCTGAGAAACTGGAACAGTCTGGCTGTCACACACTCTGGGTACATGGCCTTCCTCACCTACGACGAGGTCAAGGCCCGGCTTCAGAGGTTCATCCACAAGCCTGgcag TTATATCTTTAGACTGAGCTGCACTCGGCTGGGCCAGTGGGCCATTGGCTACGTCACTGCAGATGGGAACATTCTGCAGACCATCCCCCACAACAAGCCCCTCTTCCAGGCCCTCATTGACGGATACAGGGAGGGATT CTACCTGTTCCCAGACGGCCGGACCCAGAACCCAGACCTCACAGGGCTGTGTGAGCCCTCCCCACAGGACCACATCAAAGTCACACAG GAGCAGTACGAGCTCTACTGTGAGATGGGCTCCACATTCCAGCTGTGTAAGATATGTGCCGAGAATGACAAGGACGTGAAGATCGAGCCCTGTAGCCACCTCATGTGCACCTCCTGTCTCACTGCCTGGCAG GAGTCGGAGGGACAGGGCTGTCCGTTCTGCCGCTGTGAGATTAAAGGCACGGAGCCCATCGTGGTGGACCCCTTCCGCCCCAAGAACAACGGCAGCGGGGCCTCCTTCGCCAGCTTCCAGGGGCCCTACGGGGCGGAGGGAGGGGGCTCCCTGTCAGTCTCCCCGAGCAACGACGAGGACGATGACGAGCGCCTGGAGGACCCCCACCTCAACATGAGCAGGCTGGCCTGCACCAAG GTAGAGCGCCCACCCTCCCCTGTGACGCCACTGCCCCCCGTGCCCCCCCGGCTGGACCTGGTGCCGCAGAGGCCCCCCAGCTCCCCAGGGGCCCTGGGCCAAGGAGCCACACCCAAG ATTACAGCCCTCCACAGAGACAAACCTTTGCCTCTCCCTCCTGCCCTGCGAGAGTTACCCCCACCTCCCCCACCCGAGCGTCCCTCTCCCCTTGCACCCACAGAGGGCCGGCTCCAGAGGAGACCCCTGCCATGCACCCCTCCGGAGCCCAACTGGGCCTCTAACTACATGGTTCCCCGGCCTGTTGCCAAGGCCCTGCCACAGACCAACGGGCCCAGTGACAGTGACTGCATCCCCAGAGCAAAGCCGCTGGCAGCGACCAACGCTATCTACTCCTTGGCAATCAG GACACCTCAACGGGCGGCTACTGGTGAGAAGTCTTCTGGGAGTGACGAGGAGAACGAGTACATGagccccacctctctcccttcaGGAGGACCCTCCTGGGCCATGGCGGGGGCTGTCGTGCCACCACCGCCCCAAACCACTAACCACGACTCACG AACTGTGGTGTGTGATGTGGACTGTGAGGACCCTCAGGTGTATGAGTCCATGTGTAACATCAAGGCCCAGGCTAGTGCTGCTGAGCCTCTGCCCGCCCTGCCACAGCAGCCCCCAGAGTCCG ACTACCTCATTCCTCCCCCTGCGGTTCCCCTGCACCTCGCAGTAGAGGAGATTGAGGCAAAGGATGTGTGTGATTATGACTACCCCCGACCCCAGGCTCCCCCGACCCCCGCCAGGCGCACCCTCTCTGATGTCACCGGCACCTCGGCCGCCTTCAGGTGCCTCTCCATGGACAGCCTGTCTACCATGGATCCCT cTATGTTTGCACCAGGTCAGGACCCCGAGCGCCCCCCTAAGCCCCTCCCCCGCCGGGTCAACTCAGACCGGCAGCCCCGCCCCCTCACCCCAGAGGCCCTGCCCGCTGCTGCCAATCCATCAGCGGGCTCCAGAGGAGCATCCGGAGGGCCCTCTCCAATTCCTGGTGCGGAACTACCCATCAACGGGGAGATAGAGCGTCTGATGAGCCAGGGCTATTCGTTCCAGGACATCCAGAAGGCGCTGATGATCGCCCAGAACAACCTGGAGACGGCCAAGAACATCCTGCGCGAGTTTGTTTCCATCCCCTCCACGGCCCACATCCTCACGTAG